ACCGTCATCGAGCGCGAGCCAACCCTCGTCGATGATGAGAAGCGTCGGGCGGCCATCGAGCCGGCCTTCGATCCGATGGAAGAGATAGGCGAGCACGGCACCGGCGGCGCCTGTCCCGATCAGGCCCTCGGTCTCGAACGCCTGCACGGAGGCTTCGCCGAGCCTCTCCTGCTCCGCGTCGAGCAGGCGGCCATAGGCGCCTCCGATGCAGTACGGCCGCAACGCCTGCTTGAGCTTCGCAGCTTGCAACAGCACCGCAAGGCCCGTCAGCGTCCGCTCGCCAATTGGCGCGCTGGCGAGCGAGGTGAGCGCGGCCCAGAGATGTTCTTTCAGTTCGGGCGTCAGGGCGACCTGCTCGCGCGTCAGGATGTCGACGATCCAGTCCGCGGCCCAGGCCCGTTCGGGCGTATGGTGGATGCCGGCCAGCGGCTGGAGCGAGACAGACGCTTCCACGCCGTCAGACAGTCCGCCGCCGAGGTCATGCCAGTCGCCCTGCATGGCGAGCGCGGCGGCGCGGATGGACCCGCCGAAATCGAACGCGAACACCTGCGAGCGCGGATAGCGCCGGAACTGCAACGCCATCAGCGCCAGCAGAACCGACTTGCCGGCGCCGGTCGGACCCACCACCAGCGTATGCCCGACATCGCCGACATGAAGCGAGAAGCGGAACGGCGTCGAGCCCTCCGTCCGGCCGAACAACAGCGGCGGCGCTCCGAAATGCTCATCGTGCTCCGGCCCCGCCCAGATTGCGGAAACCGGAATCATGTGGGCGAGGTTCAGCGTCGAAACCGGAGGCTGGCGCACATTGGCGTAGACGTGGCCCGGCAAGGAGCCGAGCCAGGCCTCGATCGCGTTGAGCCCCTCCGAGATGCAGGTGAAGTCGCGTCCTTGGATGATCTTCTCCACGAGCCGCAGCTTCTCTGCCGCGACGTTCGGGTCTTCATCCCACACCGTCACGGTTGCGGTCACATAGGCTTGGCCGACGTCATCGGCACCCAGCTCCTGCAGCGCCATATCGGCATCGGCAGCCTTGTTCGCAGCATCGCTGTCCACGAGGACCGATGCCTCGTTGGTCATCACCTCCTTGAGGATCGCGGCGATGCTCTTGCGCTTGGCGAACCACTGGCGCCGGATCTTCGTCAGCAGCCGGACGGCTTCGGTCTTGTCGAGCAGGATCGCGCGCGTCGACCAGCGGTACGGGAAAGCGAGCCGGTTCAGTTCGTCGAAGATTCCGGGATGAGTTGTGGTCGGGAATCCGATGACCGTGAGCGTGCGCAGGTGAGCGTCGCCCAGGCGCGGCTCCAGTCCTCCGACCAGCGGCTGATCGGTCAGCAGCGCGTCGAGGTGCATCGGCGTCTCGGGGACGCGAACACGCTGGCGCTTGGTCGAGATAGTCGAGTGCAGGTAGGTCAGCGTCTCGGTATCGCCGAGCCATTCGACCTCGGGCACGAAGCCCTCGAAGAGCTGCAGCACGCGATCGGTGCGGTCGATGAAGCCGCGCAGCAGCTCATGCGCATCGACGCCGGCATGCTCGCGCCCCTCGTAGAGCCAGCTCTCGGCGCGAGAGGCATCCTCGGCGGGCGGCATCCAGAGGAACGTGAGGTAGTAGCGGCTCTCGAAATGGACGCCGGCGGCTTCGAACTGCTCTCGGCGTTCGAGATCGACCAGGGCGGACGCGGCTTCCGGAAAGACGCTGTCCGGATAGGCGGTCGCCGGGCAGCGTTGCGCTTCGACGAAGATCGCCCAGCCGGAGCCCAGACGCCGGAGCGCGCTGTTGAGGCGCGCCGTGGTGCCGATCAGTTCGGCCGGCGTCGCGCTGTCGAGGTCGGGGCCGCGGAAGCGTGCCACGCGCTGCAAGGATCCGTCCTTGTTGAGGACAACACCTGTTGCGACCAGCGCCGCCCAGGGCAGATAGTCGGCGAGGCTTGCAGTGCGGTTGCGATATTCGCTGAGGTTCATCATGGACCGAACCTCACGCTCGGAAATATGCGGGATAGCGGAGATGCCTACGCACCACGTCGACAAACTGGGTATCGCGCCGCGTCGCCCAGACCGCCGCGAAGTGACCAGCCGCCCAGAGCATGATGCCGATGAGCCAAAGCCGCAGGCCGAGGCTGACGGCGGCCGCGAGCGTGCCGTTGGCGATGGCGACCGCGCGGGGTGCCCCGCCGAGCAGGATCGGATCGGTCAGCGCGCGATGGACCGGCGCTTGGAAGCCGGCGGTGGGTTCGCCCGCTTGCATCACAGCAGCGCTCCGCCGCCGAAGCTGAAGAAGCTGAGGAAGAACGAGCTGGCCGCAAACGCGATCGACAGCCCGAACACGATCTGAACGAGACGCCGGAAGCCGCCGCTGGTGTCGCCAAAGGCAAGGGTCAGGCCGGTGACGATGATGATGATCACCGCGATGATCTTGGCCACCGGCCCTTCGATCGACTCCAGGATGCGCTGGAGCGGCGCTTCCCAGGGCATCGAGGAGCCAGCTGCGCTGGCAGGCGACGCTGACAATGCGGCGACAGTGATGATGGCGATGAACAAGGCGGCGTGCATGCGCAGGCCGCGCGCGAGTGCGGTCATGGCTGGTCTCCGTTGGATGAAAGATGGCCGCCCGCCTCAGGCGGAAGGACGAGATAGTCGCCGCTCGCCGGATTGAGCCCCGCGACGAAGGAAAGCTCAGCCAGGCGGCGCTGCGAGCCGCGGCCGGCGAGTACGGCGATGATGTCGATCGTCTCCGCGATCAGGGCGCGCGGAACGGTGATGACGGCTTCCTGGAT
The genomic region above belongs to Pseudorhodoplanes sinuspersici and contains:
- a CDS encoding TrbC/VirB2 family protein, encoding MHAALFIAIITVAALSASPASAAGSSMPWEAPLQRILESIEGPVAKIIAVIIIIVTGLTLAFGDTSGGFRRLVQIVFGLSIAFAASSFFLSFFSFGGGALL
- the trbE gene encoding conjugal transfer protein TrbE is translated as MMNLSEYRNRTASLADYLPWAALVATGVVLNKDGSLQRVARFRGPDLDSATPAELIGTTARLNSALRRLGSGWAIFVEAQRCPATAYPDSVFPEAASALVDLERREQFEAAGVHFESRYYLTFLWMPPAEDASRAESWLYEGREHAGVDAHELLRGFIDRTDRVLQLFEGFVPEVEWLGDTETLTYLHSTISTKRQRVRVPETPMHLDALLTDQPLVGGLEPRLGDAHLRTLTVIGFPTTTHPGIFDELNRLAFPYRWSTRAILLDKTEAVRLLTKIRRQWFAKRKSIAAILKEVMTNEASVLVDSDAANKAADADMALQELGADDVGQAYVTATVTVWDEDPNVAAEKLRLVEKIIQGRDFTCISEGLNAIEAWLGSLPGHVYANVRQPPVSTLNLAHMIPVSAIWAGPEHDEHFGAPPLLFGRTEGSTPFRFSLHVGDVGHTLVVGPTGAGKSVLLALMALQFRRYPRSQVFAFDFGGSIRAAALAMQGDWHDLGGGLSDGVEASVSLQPLAGIHHTPERAWAADWIVDILTREQVALTPELKEHLWAALTSLASAPIGERTLTGLAVLLQAAKLKQALRPYCIGGAYGRLLDAEQERLGEASVQAFETEGLIGTGAAGAVLAYLFHRIEGRLDGRPTLLIIDEGWLALDDGGFAAQLREWLKTLRKKNASVVFATQSLSDIDGSPIAPAIVESCPTRIFLPNERAIEPQITAIYRHFGLNDRQIEIIARATPKRDYYCQSRRGNRLFELGLGPIALAFCAASSKADHAMIDRVLSEHDREAFVAALLAEHELLWAADLIPDLANLEAP
- a CDS encoding VirB3 family type IV secretion system protein, whose product is MQAGEPTAGFQAPVHRALTDPILLGGAPRAVAIANGTLAAAVSLGLRLWLIGIMLWAAGHFAAVWATRRDTQFVDVVRRHLRYPAYFRA